In Pseudorca crassidens isolate mPseCra1 chromosome 16, mPseCra1.hap1, whole genome shotgun sequence, one DNA window encodes the following:
- the TUBGCP2 gene encoding gamma-tubulin complex component 2 isoform X1 has translation MSEFRIHHDVNELLSLLRVHGGDGAEVYIDLLQKNRTPYVTTTVSAHSAKVKIAEFSRTPEDFLKKYDELKSKNTRNLDPLVYLLSKLTEDRETLQYLQQNAKDRAELVAGAPAAASRISVQELEELRKQLGSVATGPTWQQSLELTRKMLRDKQNKKNLGQRLPVFPAWVYERPMLLGDFLTGSGASMDAAVPIGTLPLAAQEAAVVEDLLYVLVGVDGRYVTAQPLTGRQSRTFLVDPSLDLSIRELVSRVLPAASSYSTVTRFVEEKSSFEYGQVNHALAAAMRTLVKEYLILVTQLEQLQRQGLLSLQKLWFHIQPAMRTVDILASLATSVDKGECVGGSTLSLLHDRSFSYTGDSQAQELCLYLTTAASVPYFEILEKWIYRGIIDDPYSEFMVEERELRKEKIQEDYNDRYWEQRYTVVQRQIPSFLQKMAGKVLSTGKYLNVVRECGRDVTCPVAKEVIYTLQERAYVEQIEKAFSYASKVLLDFLTEEKELVARLRSIKRYFLMDQGDFFVHFMDLTEEELKKPVDDITPTRLEALLELALRMSTANTDPFKDDLKIDLMPHDLITQLLRVLAIETKQEKAMVHADPTELTLSGLEAFSFDYVVKWPLSLIINRKALTRYQMLFRHMFYCKHVERQLCNVWISNKTAKQYSLHSAKWFAGAFTLRQRMLNFVQNIQYYMMFEVLEPTWHVLEKSLRSASNIDDVLAHHTSFLDSCLKDCMLTNPELLRVFSKLMSVCVMFTNCMQRFTQSMKLDSELGHLTLEHGTMRGPPTEAERAEERARKELARKCLAEHVDAPQLASSFEATISKFDKNFSAHLLDLLARLSIYSTSDCEHGMASVISRLDFNGFYTERLERLSAERSQKAAPPVPNPRGPPAPAPRVAVTAQ, from the exons ATGAGTGAATTTCGAATTCACCACGACGTCAATGAGCTGCTCAGCCTGCTGCGAGTGCACGGAGGGGACGGGGCCGAGGTCTACATCGACCTGCTGCAGAAGAATAGGACCCCGTATGTCACAACCACTGTGTCTGCACACAGCGCCAAA GTTAAAATAGCAGAATTTTCTCGTACTCCTGAGGACTTTCTGAAGAAATATGATGAGCTGAAATCTAAGAACACGAGGAACCTTGACCCCCTGGTGTACCTGCTGTCGAAGCTCACAGAGGACAGGGAG ACCCTGCAGTATTTACAGCAGAACGCCAAGGACAGAGCGGAGCTCGTGGCCGGCGCCCCCGCCGCAGCCTCCAGGATCTCCGTGCAGGAGCTGGAGGAGCTGAGGAAGCAGCTGGGCAGCGTGGCCACGGGCCCCACGTGGCAGCAG TCTCTGGAACTCACGAGAAAGATGCTTCGAGACAAGCAGAACAAAAAAAACTTGGGCCAGCGCCTCCCTGTCTTCCCAGCGTGGGTGTATGAGAGGCCCATGCTGCTCGGGGACTTCCTGACGGGCTCAGGTGCGAGCATGGACGCGGCTGTGCCCATCG GCACACTGCCCCTGGCCGCCCAGGAGGCAGCCGTCGTGGAGGACCTGCTGTACGTGCTGGTGGGTGTGGACGGCAGGTACGTCACCGCCCAGCCCCTCACGGGGAGGCAGAGCCGCACCTTCCTCGTGGACCCCAGCCTGGACCTGTCCATCCGGGAGCTGGTGAGCAGGGTCCTCCCGGCAGCCTCCAGCTACTCCACCGTGACCAG GTTCGTCGAGGAAAAGTCCTCCTTCGAGTACGGGCAGGTGAACCACGCCTTGGCGGCCGCCATGAGAACACTGGTAAAAGAGTACCTGATCCTGGTCACGCAGCTGGAGCAGCTGCAGAGGCAGGGCCTCCTGTCCCTGCAGAAGCTCTGGTTCCACATCCAGCCGGCCATGCGTACCGTGGACATCCTGGCTTCCCTGG CCACCTCGGTGGACAAAGGCGAGTGTGTCGGGGGGTCGACCCTGAGCCTCCTGCACGACCGCAGCTTCAGCTACACGGGCGACAGCCAGGCTCAGGAGCTGTGTCTGTACCTCACCACGGCCGCCAGCGTGCCCTACTTCGAGATCCTGGAGAAGTGGATCTACAGGGGCATCATCGACGACCCATACAG CGAGTTCATGGTGGAGGAGCGAGAGCTGCGCAAGGAGAAGATCCAGGAGGACTACAACGACAGGTACTGGGAGCAGCGCTACACCGTGGTGCAGCGGCAGATCCCGTCCTTCCTGCAGAAGATGGCGGGCAAGGTGCTCAGCACAG GAAAATACCTGAATGTGGTCAGAGAGTGTGGCCGTGACGTCACCTGCCCTGTGGCCAAAGAGGTCATCTACACGCTGCAGGAGCGCGCGTACGTGGAGCAGATCGAGAAGGCCTTCAGCTATGCCAGCAAGGTGCTGCTGGACTTCCTCACGGAGGAGAAGGAGCTCGTGGCCCGCCTGAG GTCCATCAAGCGCTACTTCCTGATGGACCAGGGCGACTTTTTCGTGCACTTCATGGACCTCACGGAGGAGGAGCTGAAGAAGCCGGTGGACGACATCACGCCCACCCGTCTGGAGGCGCTGCTGGAACTGGCCCTGCGCATGAGCACCGCCAACACCGACCCCTTCAAAGACGACCTCAAG ATCGACCTGATGCCTCACGACCTCATCACCCAGCTTCTGCGTGTCCTCGCCATCGAGACCAAGCAGGAGAAGGCGATGGTCCACGCTGACCCCACCGAACTCACGCTGAGCGGCCTGGAGGCCTTCTCCTTCGACTACGTGGTGAAGTGGCCCCTGTCTCTGATCATTAACAG GAAAGCCCTGACCCGCTATCAGATGCTCTTCAGACACATGTTCTACTGCAAGCACGTGGAACGGCAGCTCTGCAACGTCTGGATCAGCAACAAGACTGCCAAGCAGTACTCCCTGCACTCGGCCAAGTG GTTCGCAGGCGCTTTCACCCTGCGGCAGCGGATGCTCAACTTCGTCCAGAACATCCAGTACTACATGATGTTTGAGGTGCTGGAGCCGACCTGGCATGTCCTGGAGAAGAGCCTGAGATCT GCCTCCAACATCGATGACGTGCTGGCACACCACACCAGCTTCCTGGACAGCTGCCTGAAGGACTGCATGCTGACCAACCCCGAACTGCTGCGTGTCTTCTCCAAGCTCATGTCCGTGTGCGTCATGTTCACCAACTGCATGCAG AGGTTCACGCAGAGCATGAAGCTGGATAGCGAGCTGGGCCACCTGACACTGGAGCACGGCACGATGCGGGGGCCGCCCACGGAGGCCGAGCGGGCCGAGGAGCGTGCGCGCAAGGAGCTTGCCCGCAAG TGCCTGGCCGAGCACGTGGACGCTCCGCAGCTGGCCTCCagcttcgaggccaccatcagtAAGTTCGATAAGAATTTCTCAGCCCACCTGCTCGACCTCCTGGCCCGGCTGAGCATCTACAGCACCAGCGACTGCGAGCATGGCATGGCCAGCGTCATCTCCAG
- the TUBGCP2 gene encoding gamma-tubulin complex component 2 isoform X3, whose amino-acid sequence MSEFRIHHDVNELLSLLRVHGGDGAEVYIDLLQKNRTPYVTTTVSAHSAKVKIAEFSRTPEDFLKKYDELKSKNTRNLDPLVYLLSKLTEDRESLELTRKMLRDKQNKKNLGQRLPVFPAWVYERPMLLGDFLTGSGASMDAAVPIGTLPLAAQEAAVVEDLLYVLVGVDGRYVTAQPLTGRQSRTFLVDPSLDLSIRELVSRVLPAASSYSTVTRFVEEKSSFEYGQVNHALAAAMRTLVKEYLILVTQLEQLQRQGLLSLQKLWFHIQPAMRTVDILASLATSVDKGECVGGSTLSLLHDRSFSYTGDSQAQELCLYLTTAASVPYFEILEKWIYRGIIDDPYSEFMVEERELRKEKIQEDYNDRYWEQRYTVVQRQIPSFLQKMAGKVLSTGKYLNVVRECGRDVTCPVAKEVIYTLQERAYVEQIEKAFSYASKVLLDFLTEEKELVARLRSIKRYFLMDQGDFFVHFMDLTEEELKKPVDDITPTRLEALLELALRMSTANTDPFKDDLKIDLMPHDLITQLLRVLAIETKQEKAMVHADPTELTLSGLEAFSFDYVVKWPLSLIINRKALTRYQMLFRHMFYCKHVERQLCNVWISNKTAKQYSLHSAKWFAGAFTLRQRMLNFVQNIQYYMMFEVLEPTWHVLEKSLRSASNIDDVLAHHTSFLDSCLKDCMLTNPELLRVFSKLMSVCVMFTNCMQRFTQSMKLDSELGHLTLEHGTMRGPPTEAERAEERARKELARKCLAEHVDAPQLASSFEATISKFDKNFSAHLLDLLARLSIYSTSDCEHGMASVISRLDFNGFYTERLERLSAERSQKAAPPVPNPRGPPAPAPRVAVTAQ is encoded by the exons ATGAGTGAATTTCGAATTCACCACGACGTCAATGAGCTGCTCAGCCTGCTGCGAGTGCACGGAGGGGACGGGGCCGAGGTCTACATCGACCTGCTGCAGAAGAATAGGACCCCGTATGTCACAACCACTGTGTCTGCACACAGCGCCAAA GTTAAAATAGCAGAATTTTCTCGTACTCCTGAGGACTTTCTGAAGAAATATGATGAGCTGAAATCTAAGAACACGAGGAACCTTGACCCCCTGGTGTACCTGCTGTCGAAGCTCACAGAGGACAGGGAG TCTCTGGAACTCACGAGAAAGATGCTTCGAGACAAGCAGAACAAAAAAAACTTGGGCCAGCGCCTCCCTGTCTTCCCAGCGTGGGTGTATGAGAGGCCCATGCTGCTCGGGGACTTCCTGACGGGCTCAGGTGCGAGCATGGACGCGGCTGTGCCCATCG GCACACTGCCCCTGGCCGCCCAGGAGGCAGCCGTCGTGGAGGACCTGCTGTACGTGCTGGTGGGTGTGGACGGCAGGTACGTCACCGCCCAGCCCCTCACGGGGAGGCAGAGCCGCACCTTCCTCGTGGACCCCAGCCTGGACCTGTCCATCCGGGAGCTGGTGAGCAGGGTCCTCCCGGCAGCCTCCAGCTACTCCACCGTGACCAG GTTCGTCGAGGAAAAGTCCTCCTTCGAGTACGGGCAGGTGAACCACGCCTTGGCGGCCGCCATGAGAACACTGGTAAAAGAGTACCTGATCCTGGTCACGCAGCTGGAGCAGCTGCAGAGGCAGGGCCTCCTGTCCCTGCAGAAGCTCTGGTTCCACATCCAGCCGGCCATGCGTACCGTGGACATCCTGGCTTCCCTGG CCACCTCGGTGGACAAAGGCGAGTGTGTCGGGGGGTCGACCCTGAGCCTCCTGCACGACCGCAGCTTCAGCTACACGGGCGACAGCCAGGCTCAGGAGCTGTGTCTGTACCTCACCACGGCCGCCAGCGTGCCCTACTTCGAGATCCTGGAGAAGTGGATCTACAGGGGCATCATCGACGACCCATACAG CGAGTTCATGGTGGAGGAGCGAGAGCTGCGCAAGGAGAAGATCCAGGAGGACTACAACGACAGGTACTGGGAGCAGCGCTACACCGTGGTGCAGCGGCAGATCCCGTCCTTCCTGCAGAAGATGGCGGGCAAGGTGCTCAGCACAG GAAAATACCTGAATGTGGTCAGAGAGTGTGGCCGTGACGTCACCTGCCCTGTGGCCAAAGAGGTCATCTACACGCTGCAGGAGCGCGCGTACGTGGAGCAGATCGAGAAGGCCTTCAGCTATGCCAGCAAGGTGCTGCTGGACTTCCTCACGGAGGAGAAGGAGCTCGTGGCCCGCCTGAG GTCCATCAAGCGCTACTTCCTGATGGACCAGGGCGACTTTTTCGTGCACTTCATGGACCTCACGGAGGAGGAGCTGAAGAAGCCGGTGGACGACATCACGCCCACCCGTCTGGAGGCGCTGCTGGAACTGGCCCTGCGCATGAGCACCGCCAACACCGACCCCTTCAAAGACGACCTCAAG ATCGACCTGATGCCTCACGACCTCATCACCCAGCTTCTGCGTGTCCTCGCCATCGAGACCAAGCAGGAGAAGGCGATGGTCCACGCTGACCCCACCGAACTCACGCTGAGCGGCCTGGAGGCCTTCTCCTTCGACTACGTGGTGAAGTGGCCCCTGTCTCTGATCATTAACAG GAAAGCCCTGACCCGCTATCAGATGCTCTTCAGACACATGTTCTACTGCAAGCACGTGGAACGGCAGCTCTGCAACGTCTGGATCAGCAACAAGACTGCCAAGCAGTACTCCCTGCACTCGGCCAAGTG GTTCGCAGGCGCTTTCACCCTGCGGCAGCGGATGCTCAACTTCGTCCAGAACATCCAGTACTACATGATGTTTGAGGTGCTGGAGCCGACCTGGCATGTCCTGGAGAAGAGCCTGAGATCT GCCTCCAACATCGATGACGTGCTGGCACACCACACCAGCTTCCTGGACAGCTGCCTGAAGGACTGCATGCTGACCAACCCCGAACTGCTGCGTGTCTTCTCCAAGCTCATGTCCGTGTGCGTCATGTTCACCAACTGCATGCAG AGGTTCACGCAGAGCATGAAGCTGGATAGCGAGCTGGGCCACCTGACACTGGAGCACGGCACGATGCGGGGGCCGCCCACGGAGGCCGAGCGGGCCGAGGAGCGTGCGCGCAAGGAGCTTGCCCGCAAG TGCCTGGCCGAGCACGTGGACGCTCCGCAGCTGGCCTCCagcttcgaggccaccatcagtAAGTTCGATAAGAATTTCTCAGCCCACCTGCTCGACCTCCTGGCCCGGCTGAGCATCTACAGCACCAGCGACTGCGAGCATGGCATGGCCAGCGTCATCTCCAG
- the TUBGCP2 gene encoding gamma-tubulin complex component 2 isoform X2, with translation MSEFRIHHDVNELLSLLRVHGGDGAEVYIDLLQKNRTPYVTTTVSAHSAKDFLKKYDELKSKNTRNLDPLVYLLSKLTEDRETLQYLQQNAKDRAELVAGAPAAASRISVQELEELRKQLGSVATGPTWQQSLELTRKMLRDKQNKKNLGQRLPVFPAWVYERPMLLGDFLTGSGASMDAAVPIGTLPLAAQEAAVVEDLLYVLVGVDGRYVTAQPLTGRQSRTFLVDPSLDLSIRELVSRVLPAASSYSTVTRFVEEKSSFEYGQVNHALAAAMRTLVKEYLILVTQLEQLQRQGLLSLQKLWFHIQPAMRTVDILASLATSVDKGECVGGSTLSLLHDRSFSYTGDSQAQELCLYLTTAASVPYFEILEKWIYRGIIDDPYSEFMVEERELRKEKIQEDYNDRYWEQRYTVVQRQIPSFLQKMAGKVLSTGKYLNVVRECGRDVTCPVAKEVIYTLQERAYVEQIEKAFSYASKVLLDFLTEEKELVARLRSIKRYFLMDQGDFFVHFMDLTEEELKKPVDDITPTRLEALLELALRMSTANTDPFKDDLKIDLMPHDLITQLLRVLAIETKQEKAMVHADPTELTLSGLEAFSFDYVVKWPLSLIINRKALTRYQMLFRHMFYCKHVERQLCNVWISNKTAKQYSLHSAKWFAGAFTLRQRMLNFVQNIQYYMMFEVLEPTWHVLEKSLRSASNIDDVLAHHTSFLDSCLKDCMLTNPELLRVFSKLMSVCVMFTNCMQRFTQSMKLDSELGHLTLEHGTMRGPPTEAERAEERARKELARKCLAEHVDAPQLASSFEATISKFDKNFSAHLLDLLARLSIYSTSDCEHGMASVISRLDFNGFYTERLERLSAERSQKAAPPVPNPRGPPAPAPRVAVTAQ, from the exons ATGAGTGAATTTCGAATTCACCACGACGTCAATGAGCTGCTCAGCCTGCTGCGAGTGCACGGAGGGGACGGGGCCGAGGTCTACATCGACCTGCTGCAGAAGAATAGGACCCCGTATGTCACAACCACTGTGTCTGCACACAGCGCCAAA GACTTTCTGAAGAAATATGATGAGCTGAAATCTAAGAACACGAGGAACCTTGACCCCCTGGTGTACCTGCTGTCGAAGCTCACAGAGGACAGGGAG ACCCTGCAGTATTTACAGCAGAACGCCAAGGACAGAGCGGAGCTCGTGGCCGGCGCCCCCGCCGCAGCCTCCAGGATCTCCGTGCAGGAGCTGGAGGAGCTGAGGAAGCAGCTGGGCAGCGTGGCCACGGGCCCCACGTGGCAGCAG TCTCTGGAACTCACGAGAAAGATGCTTCGAGACAAGCAGAACAAAAAAAACTTGGGCCAGCGCCTCCCTGTCTTCCCAGCGTGGGTGTATGAGAGGCCCATGCTGCTCGGGGACTTCCTGACGGGCTCAGGTGCGAGCATGGACGCGGCTGTGCCCATCG GCACACTGCCCCTGGCCGCCCAGGAGGCAGCCGTCGTGGAGGACCTGCTGTACGTGCTGGTGGGTGTGGACGGCAGGTACGTCACCGCCCAGCCCCTCACGGGGAGGCAGAGCCGCACCTTCCTCGTGGACCCCAGCCTGGACCTGTCCATCCGGGAGCTGGTGAGCAGGGTCCTCCCGGCAGCCTCCAGCTACTCCACCGTGACCAG GTTCGTCGAGGAAAAGTCCTCCTTCGAGTACGGGCAGGTGAACCACGCCTTGGCGGCCGCCATGAGAACACTGGTAAAAGAGTACCTGATCCTGGTCACGCAGCTGGAGCAGCTGCAGAGGCAGGGCCTCCTGTCCCTGCAGAAGCTCTGGTTCCACATCCAGCCGGCCATGCGTACCGTGGACATCCTGGCTTCCCTGG CCACCTCGGTGGACAAAGGCGAGTGTGTCGGGGGGTCGACCCTGAGCCTCCTGCACGACCGCAGCTTCAGCTACACGGGCGACAGCCAGGCTCAGGAGCTGTGTCTGTACCTCACCACGGCCGCCAGCGTGCCCTACTTCGAGATCCTGGAGAAGTGGATCTACAGGGGCATCATCGACGACCCATACAG CGAGTTCATGGTGGAGGAGCGAGAGCTGCGCAAGGAGAAGATCCAGGAGGACTACAACGACAGGTACTGGGAGCAGCGCTACACCGTGGTGCAGCGGCAGATCCCGTCCTTCCTGCAGAAGATGGCGGGCAAGGTGCTCAGCACAG GAAAATACCTGAATGTGGTCAGAGAGTGTGGCCGTGACGTCACCTGCCCTGTGGCCAAAGAGGTCATCTACACGCTGCAGGAGCGCGCGTACGTGGAGCAGATCGAGAAGGCCTTCAGCTATGCCAGCAAGGTGCTGCTGGACTTCCTCACGGAGGAGAAGGAGCTCGTGGCCCGCCTGAG GTCCATCAAGCGCTACTTCCTGATGGACCAGGGCGACTTTTTCGTGCACTTCATGGACCTCACGGAGGAGGAGCTGAAGAAGCCGGTGGACGACATCACGCCCACCCGTCTGGAGGCGCTGCTGGAACTGGCCCTGCGCATGAGCACCGCCAACACCGACCCCTTCAAAGACGACCTCAAG ATCGACCTGATGCCTCACGACCTCATCACCCAGCTTCTGCGTGTCCTCGCCATCGAGACCAAGCAGGAGAAGGCGATGGTCCACGCTGACCCCACCGAACTCACGCTGAGCGGCCTGGAGGCCTTCTCCTTCGACTACGTGGTGAAGTGGCCCCTGTCTCTGATCATTAACAG GAAAGCCCTGACCCGCTATCAGATGCTCTTCAGACACATGTTCTACTGCAAGCACGTGGAACGGCAGCTCTGCAACGTCTGGATCAGCAACAAGACTGCCAAGCAGTACTCCCTGCACTCGGCCAAGTG GTTCGCAGGCGCTTTCACCCTGCGGCAGCGGATGCTCAACTTCGTCCAGAACATCCAGTACTACATGATGTTTGAGGTGCTGGAGCCGACCTGGCATGTCCTGGAGAAGAGCCTGAGATCT GCCTCCAACATCGATGACGTGCTGGCACACCACACCAGCTTCCTGGACAGCTGCCTGAAGGACTGCATGCTGACCAACCCCGAACTGCTGCGTGTCTTCTCCAAGCTCATGTCCGTGTGCGTCATGTTCACCAACTGCATGCAG AGGTTCACGCAGAGCATGAAGCTGGATAGCGAGCTGGGCCACCTGACACTGGAGCACGGCACGATGCGGGGGCCGCCCACGGAGGCCGAGCGGGCCGAGGAGCGTGCGCGCAAGGAGCTTGCCCGCAAG TGCCTGGCCGAGCACGTGGACGCTCCGCAGCTGGCCTCCagcttcgaggccaccatcagtAAGTTCGATAAGAATTTCTCAGCCCACCTGCTCGACCTCCTGGCCCGGCTGAGCATCTACAGCACCAGCGACTGCGAGCATGGCATGGCCAGCGTCATCTCCAG